Proteins found in one Oncorhynchus mykiss isolate Arlee chromosome 17, USDA_OmykA_1.1, whole genome shotgun sequence genomic segment:
- the LOC110485510 gene encoding soluble calcium-activated nucleotidase 1 isoform X2, giving the protein MKPVKTVYTPSPSPMSIISGYNSEPERGGGPDDSSSMNSLRISVRGLPALAFMAGATSDPRFRLKWRAITVATLLALALLFYLHQTTGVGTGGNDVFGVSSDRFHHHGNGAQSWWTNNDNEINNNGNRQPVAAVGNNVNWNNKHYNDTYPLSPPERMASGSIRYRIGVIADLDTASMSTKGQTWFSVMRRGHLVVSESGDRVEVEWDADSLTLESHLAEKGRGMELSELVAFNGHLYSVDDRTGVVYRIEGNQAVPWVILTDGDGSVSKGFKAEWLAVKDECLYVGGLGKEWTTTTGEFINDNPQWIKVVGYRGNVQHENWVPRYNALRSAAGIQPPGYLIHESAAWSDRLQRWFFLPRRASSERYDEIADEHRATNLLLSCPSDFREITVGHAGPLHPTHGFSSFKFVPDTDDQIVLALKSEEDAGKIATYILAFTLDGRMLLPETKIGDLKYEGLEFI; this is encoded by the exons ATGAAGCCGGTTAAaacagtgtaca ctccctctccctcccccatgtCCATTATCTCAGGGTATAATTCAGAGCCGGAACGTGGTGGTGGTCCTGATGATTCCAGTTCCATGAATTCCCTGCGGATCTCCGTGCGAGGCCTTCCTGCCCTGGCCTTCATGGCCGGCGCCACCTCTGACCCCCGCTTCCGCCTAAAATGGAGGGCCATCACCGTGGCAACACTCCTTGCCCTCGCCCTGCTGTTCTACCTGCACCAGACGACGGGGGTCGGAACTGGCGGCAATGACGTCTTCGGCGTCTCCTCTGACCGCTTCCATCACCACGGTAACGGGGCGCAAAGCTGGTGGACGAACAATGAcaatgaaataaacaataatgGTAACCGTCAACCGGTGGCTGCAGTGGGAAACAACGTCAACTGGAATAATAAACACTACAACGACACATATCCTCTCAGTCCCCCGGAGAGGATGGCGTCCGGGAGCATCCGGTACCGTATTGGGGTGATCGCAGACTTGGACACGGCCTCAATGAGCACCAAG GGTCAGACGTGGTTCAGCGTCATGCGGAGGGGCCACCTGGTGGTGTCTGAGAGTGGGGACAGAGTGGAGGTGGAGTGGGACGCAGACAGCCTGACCCTGGAGAGCCACCTGGCTGAGAAGGGACGAG GTATGGAGCTGTCGGAGCTAGTTGCGTTCAACGGTCACCTGTACAGCGTGGACGACCGTACAGGAGTTGTCTACAGGATAGAGGGGAACCAGGCGGTACCCTGGGTTATACTGACTGATGGAGACGGGTCTGTctcaaaag GGTTCAAGGCGGAGTGGCTGGCGGTGAAGGATGAGTGCCTCTACGTGGGTGGTCTGGGTAAAGAGTGGACGACCACTACCGGAGAGTTCATCAACGACAACCCCCAATGGATCAAGGTGGTGGGTTACCGCGGCAACGTGCAACACGAGAACTGGGTACCGCGTTACAACGCCCTGCGCAGCGCAGCCGGGATTCAACCGccag gtTACCTGATCCATGAGTCTGCAGCGTGGTCCGACCGCCTCCAGCGCTGGTTCTTCCTCCCCCGCCGCGCCAGCTCCGAACGCTACGATGAGATCGCCGACGAGCACCGCGCCaccaacctcctcctctcctgcccctcGGACTTCCGCGAAATCACCGTGGGACACGCTGGACCCCTCCACCCAACGCACGGTTTCTCCTCGTTCAAGTTCGTACCGGACACCGACGATCAGATCGTACTAGCGTTGAAGTCGGAGGAGGACGCAGGGAAGATAGCGACGTACATCCTGGCGTTTACTTTAGACGGGAGGATGTTACTGCCAGAGACGAAGATAGGAGACCTGAAGTATGAAGGACTGGAGTTCATTTAA
- the LOC110485510 gene encoding soluble calcium-activated nucleotidase 1 isoform X1, with protein sequence MCSTQREGQNILSKRWVKLRRKERTNQDARWDASVGGSASVGGSASSCAASWQSFQSSFRSRQGSSEKAEVELAASTLFQRWSRGSRDREPPKHRITSSKQSLRGDAETSLSPTPSPSPMSIISGYNSEPERGGGPDDSSSMNSLRISVRGLPALAFMAGATSDPRFRLKWRAITVATLLALALLFYLHQTTGVGTGGNDVFGVSSDRFHHHGNGAQSWWTNNDNEINNNGNRQPVAAVGNNVNWNNKHYNDTYPLSPPERMASGSIRYRIGVIADLDTASMSTKGQTWFSVMRRGHLVVSESGDRVEVEWDADSLTLESHLAEKGRGMELSELVAFNGHLYSVDDRTGVVYRIEGNQAVPWVILTDGDGSVSKGFKAEWLAVKDECLYVGGLGKEWTTTTGEFINDNPQWIKVVGYRGNVQHENWVPRYNALRSAAGIQPPGYLIHESAAWSDRLQRWFFLPRRASSERYDEIADEHRATNLLLSCPSDFREITVGHAGPLHPTHGFSSFKFVPDTDDQIVLALKSEEDAGKIATYILAFTLDGRMLLPETKIGDLKYEGLEFI encoded by the exons ATGTGTTCAACTCAGCGCGAAGGACAGAATATTTTAAGCAAACGCTGGGTCAAGCTACGCAGAAAGGAACGGACCAATCAGGACGCTCGTTGGGATGCGTCGGTCGGCGGCTCTGCGTCGGTCGGCGGCTCTGCGTCGTCATGCGCGGCAAGTTGGCAGAGTTTCCAGAGTTCATTCCGCTCGCGCCAGGGAAGCAGCGAGAAGGCGGAAGTCGAGCTGGCTGCCTCAACTCTCTTCCAGCGATGGAGCAGGGGGAGTAGGGACCGAGAACCACCGAAACACCGGATAACCTCCTCCAAACAGTCGCTACGGGGGGACGCGGAGACCTCCCTCTCACCCA ctccctctccctcccccatgtCCATTATCTCAGGGTATAATTCAGAGCCGGAACGTGGTGGTGGTCCTGATGATTCCAGTTCCATGAATTCCCTGCGGATCTCCGTGCGAGGCCTTCCTGCCCTGGCCTTCATGGCCGGCGCCACCTCTGACCCCCGCTTCCGCCTAAAATGGAGGGCCATCACCGTGGCAACACTCCTTGCCCTCGCCCTGCTGTTCTACCTGCACCAGACGACGGGGGTCGGAACTGGCGGCAATGACGTCTTCGGCGTCTCCTCTGACCGCTTCCATCACCACGGTAACGGGGCGCAAAGCTGGTGGACGAACAATGAcaatgaaataaacaataatgGTAACCGTCAACCGGTGGCTGCAGTGGGAAACAACGTCAACTGGAATAATAAACACTACAACGACACATATCCTCTCAGTCCCCCGGAGAGGATGGCGTCCGGGAGCATCCGGTACCGTATTGGGGTGATCGCAGACTTGGACACGGCCTCAATGAGCACCAAG GGTCAGACGTGGTTCAGCGTCATGCGGAGGGGCCACCTGGTGGTGTCTGAGAGTGGGGACAGAGTGGAGGTGGAGTGGGACGCAGACAGCCTGACCCTGGAGAGCCACCTGGCTGAGAAGGGACGAG GTATGGAGCTGTCGGAGCTAGTTGCGTTCAACGGTCACCTGTACAGCGTGGACGACCGTACAGGAGTTGTCTACAGGATAGAGGGGAACCAGGCGGTACCCTGGGTTATACTGACTGATGGAGACGGGTCTGTctcaaaag GGTTCAAGGCGGAGTGGCTGGCGGTGAAGGATGAGTGCCTCTACGTGGGTGGTCTGGGTAAAGAGTGGACGACCACTACCGGAGAGTTCATCAACGACAACCCCCAATGGATCAAGGTGGTGGGTTACCGCGGCAACGTGCAACACGAGAACTGGGTACCGCGTTACAACGCCCTGCGCAGCGCAGCCGGGATTCAACCGccag gtTACCTGATCCATGAGTCTGCAGCGTGGTCCGACCGCCTCCAGCGCTGGTTCTTCCTCCCCCGCCGCGCCAGCTCCGAACGCTACGATGAGATCGCCGACGAGCACCGCGCCaccaacctcctcctctcctgcccctcGGACTTCCGCGAAATCACCGTGGGACACGCTGGACCCCTCCACCCAACGCACGGTTTCTCCTCGTTCAAGTTCGTACCGGACACCGACGATCAGATCGTACTAGCGTTGAAGTCGGAGGAGGACGCAGGGAAGATAGCGACGTACATCCTGGCGTTTACTTTAGACGGGAGGATGTTACTGCCAGAGACGAAGATAGGAGACCTGAAGTATGAAGGACTGGAGTTCATTTAA